From Chryseobacterium shandongense, the proteins below share one genomic window:
- a CDS encoding ABC transporter ATP-binding protein, whose translation MKILLHYLKPYKWLIIISLFLASVNQVFSLFAPAITGNILDKLVTHPNFFDKEKTLPRNMNEYLYGTDIYHGVFYFLGLLIGTAMISRIAKAFQDYVVNVIIQKFGAKIFTDGLKHSMRLPFQEFEDQRSGETLSILTKVREDTVKFINNFINVFFGILVSIIFVSVYAIRLHWSIMPVYVVGIIFIAVVTNLLSKRIKTIQKTIVTETTNLAGSTTESLRNIEIVKSLGLTSQEVERLNNNTYKILNLELRKVKSIRSLSFVQGTLVNFLQQTITFTLLLLIFKNIVTPGQYLSLMFYGFFIFGPMQEIGNIIISYREAQASLNNFDRVMKKEVEPKPLTPKKIGAIEELEFQNVSFQHQSAHYKALNSISFNVKNGETIAFVGPSGSGKSTLVKLLVGLYRPLEGSILYNKIDGKEFDFDELRNQIGFVTQDTQLFAGTIKENLLFVNPSATDEDFQLALKKSSCTALLERAENGIETVIGEGGLKLSGGEKQRIAIARALLRKPHLLIFDEATSALDSITEEEITTTIKEISKEKEQITVLIAHRLSTIMHADRIFVLERGQIVETGSHLNLIEEKGLYYAMWRQQIGERKTLV comes from the coding sequence ATGAAAATTTTATTACACTACCTTAAACCTTACAAATGGCTGATTATTATTTCACTGTTCTTAGCCTCTGTTAATCAGGTTTTTTCACTATTTGCACCCGCTATTACAGGAAATATATTAGACAAACTCGTAACACACCCCAATTTTTTCGATAAAGAGAAAACGCTTCCGAGAAATATGAATGAATATCTTTACGGAACTGATATCTATCATGGCGTTTTTTATTTTTTAGGACTGCTAATCGGTACTGCCATGATAAGCCGTATTGCCAAAGCTTTCCAGGATTATGTCGTGAATGTAATCATTCAGAAATTTGGGGCTAAAATTTTTACAGATGGTTTAAAGCATTCTATGAGGCTGCCATTTCAGGAATTTGAGGATCAGAGAAGTGGTGAAACCCTTTCTATTTTAACGAAAGTGCGTGAAGATACGGTGAAATTTATCAATAATTTCATTAATGTATTCTTTGGAATCCTGGTGAGCATTATCTTCGTTTCGGTGTACGCTATTCGTCTTCACTGGTCGATCATGCCGGTTTATGTAGTTGGAATTATTTTTATTGCAGTAGTAACCAATTTATTAAGTAAAAGAATTAAAACCATTCAGAAAACTATTGTAACAGAAACCACCAATCTTGCCGGAAGTACTACGGAGAGCCTCCGGAATATTGAAATTGTAAAAAGCTTGGGACTCACCAGTCAGGAAGTTGAACGTTTGAATAACAATACCTATAAAATCCTGAATCTGGAACTGCGAAAAGTAAAAAGCATCCGTTCTCTGAGCTTTGTGCAGGGAACGCTGGTTAATTTTTTACAGCAAACGATTACCTTTACATTATTGTTACTGATTTTTAAGAACATTGTAACTCCGGGACAGTATTTATCGTTAATGTTTTATGGATTCTTTATTTTCGGGCCGATGCAGGAAATCGGAAATATTATCATTTCTTACCGTGAAGCACAGGCTTCGTTGAATAATTTCGATCGTGTTATGAAAAAAGAGGTTGAGCCTAAGCCTTTAACTCCGAAAAAAATCGGGGCCATCGAAGAGCTCGAATTTCAAAATGTTTCTTTCCAGCATCAGTCTGCTCATTATAAAGCGTTAAATTCTATTTCGTTTAATGTGAAAAACGGCGAAACAATCGCTTTTGTTGGACCAAGTGGTTCAGGGAAAAGTACTTTGGTTAAACTTCTTGTGGGACTGTACAGACCGTTGGAAGGTTCTATTTTGTATAATAAGATTGACGGAAAAGAGTTTGATTTTGATGAATTGAGGAACCAGATCGGATTTGTAACTCAGGATACGCAGCTTTTTGCAGGAACCATCAAAGAAAATCTTTTGTTTGTGAATCCTTCCGCAACCGATGAAGACTTTCAGCTTGCCCTAAAAAAATCCAGCTGTACCGCTCTACTGGAACGCGCAGAAAATGGAATAGAAACCGTAATTGGTGAAGGCGGATTAAAATTGAGCGGCGGCGAAAAACAGCGAATTGCCATTGCCAGAGCCTTGTTGAGAAAACCTCATCTTTTAATTTTTGACGAAGCTACTTCTGCATTAGACAGCATTACGGAGGAAGAAATCACCACAACTATTAAAGAAATCTCTAAGGAAAAAGAGCAGATTACGGTTCTTATTGCGCACCGTTTAAGCACAATTATGCACGCCGACAGAATTTTTGTTCTGGAACGGGGACAGATTGTAGAAACAGGTTCTCACCTTAACCTTATTGAGGAAAAAGGCCTGTATTATGCAATGTGGAGACAGCAGATCGGGGAAAGGAAAACTTTGGTGTAG
- a CDS encoding CoA transferase subunit B yields MLTKEQIAQRISREVKDRYYVNLGIGIPTLVANYVPENLNVEFQSENGVLGMGPFPYEGDEDADIINAGKQTITILEGGSFFDSAFSFGMIRSKKVDLTILGAMEVSENGDIANWKIPGKMVKGMGGAMDLVASAENIIVAMMHVNKAGESKILKKCTLPLTGVSCVKRVVTELAVLDVTPAGFKLIERAPGVSVEHIIKSTEADLIIEGEIPEMQF; encoded by the coding sequence ATGCTAACGAAAGAACAAATTGCACAAAGAATTTCCAGAGAAGTAAAAGACAGATATTATGTAAACCTTGGAATCGGGATTCCTACATTGGTTGCTAATTATGTTCCGGAAAATCTTAATGTAGAATTCCAGAGTGAAAACGGAGTACTGGGAATGGGCCCGTTTCCTTATGAAGGCGATGAAGATGCAGATATCATCAATGCCGGAAAGCAGACGATTACGATTTTGGAAGGAGGGTCATTCTTCGATTCTGCTTTTAGTTTCGGGATGATCAGAAGCAAAAAGGTAGACCTTACGATTCTAGGGGCGATGGAAGTTTCGGAAAACGGAGATATTGCCAACTGGAAAATCCCAGGAAAAATGGTGAAAGGAATGGGCGGCGCAATGGATCTTGTTGCTTCTGCAGAAAATATTATCGTTGCCATGATGCATGTCAACAAAGCAGGAGAAAGTAAAATCCTGAAAAAATGTACCCTTCCTTTAACCGGGGTAAGCTGTGTTAAAAGGGTCGTAACCGAATTGGCGGTGCTGGATGTAACGCCGGCCGGTTTCAAACTCATCGAAAGAGCTCCGGGAGTTTCTGTAGAACATATCATCAAATCAACGGAAGCTGATCTCATTATAGAAGGTGAAATTCCCGAAATGCAGTTTTAA